A window from Primulina eburnea isolate SZY01 chromosome 2, ASM2296580v1, whole genome shotgun sequence encodes these proteins:
- the LOC140818682 gene encoding DNA polymerase alpha-associated DNA helicase A-like has translation MESSCVLCGGVSTLLYKSPGNGRRPDGSFSRYNRILIGSRFPRRIWASASTKRRSGGKKREEKVGIVPKKKLGQPQQLGEQRSLLTVYQNGDPLGWKDLGKGVTKWICQGMKSMALDIAKAEMQGDLSEFKQRMGPGLTFVIEAQPYLNAVPMPPGLEAICLKTCTHYPTLFDHFQRELRDVLQDLQQQSLIVDWRQTDSWKLLKELANSVQHRAIARKTPLSLHGVLGMDLNKVKAIQRSINELTNQMSELLRVERDAELEFTQEELNAVPTPDENSSSSKPTEFLVSHAQVEQEMCDTICNLKAVSTSTGLGGMHLVLFKAEGNHRLPPTNLSPGDMVCVRICDSRGAGATSCLQGFVNNLGEDGCSISVALESRHGDPTFSKLFAKNIRIDRIQGLADTITYERNCEALMMLQKKGLHKKNPSITVAATVFGDKEDVAWLEDNKLVNWAEMELGELLDTDRYDTSQLRAIALGLNKKRPILIIQGPPGTGKTVVLKELISLVVEQGERVLVTAPTNAAVDNMVEKLSDIGANIVRVGNPARISPAVASKSLVEIVNAKLADFKSEFERKKSDLRKDLSHCLRDDSLAAGIRQLLKQLGKTMKKKERETVREVLSSAQVVLATNIGAADPLIRLLNSFDLVVIDEACQAIEPSCWIPILLGKRCILAGDKCQLAPVILSRRALEGGLGVSLLERAETLHEGVLSTQLMTQYRMNDAIASWASKEMYDGTLESSSSVTSHLLSDSPFVKPTWITQCPLLLLDTRLPYGSLSIGCEEQLDPAGTGSFYNEGEADIVVQHVYSLIYAGVRPASIVVQSPYVAQVQLLRDRLEEFPITTGVEVATIDSFQGREADAVIISMVRSNNMGAVGFLGDSRRINVAITRARKHVAIVCDSSTICHNTFLARLLRHIRYYGRVKHADPGGYGGTGLSMTPMLPSLS, from the exons ATGGAATCTTCGTGTGTATTATGCGGTGGAGTGTCGACGTTGCTTTACAAGTCTCCTGGTAACGGTCGGCGTCCCGACGGATCATTTTCTCGGTACAATCGAATATTGATAGGCTCTCGATTCCCACGTCGTATATGGGCAAGCGCAAGTACGAAGAGGAGAAGCGGTGGTAAGAAAAGAGAAGAGAAAGTCGGTATTGTTCCTAAGAAGAAGCTGGGGCAACCGCAACAACTTGGTGAGCAGAGAAGCTTGCTTACTGTGTATCAAAATGGAGACCCTCTGGGATGGAAAGATTTGGGTAAGGGCGTGACGAAATGGATATGCCAGGGGATGAAATCCATGGCTTTGGATATTGCGAAGGCGGAGATGCAGGGGGATTTATCCGAGTTCAAGCAGAGGATGGGTCCGGGACTGACTTTTGTGATCGAGGCGCAGCCTTACCTGAACGCAGTTCCGATGCCTCCTGGCCTTGAAGCCATCTGTCTCAAGACTTGCACTCATTATCCAACTCTCTTCGACCATTTCCAGAGGGAGCTCAGAGATGTTCTCCAAGACCTCCAGCAGCAATCGCTTATCGTTGACTGGCGTCAAACCGACTCCTGGAAGCTGCTAAAGGAACTCGCTAATTCAG TTCAGCATAGAGCCATAGCGAGGAAGACTCCACTGTCCCTCCATGGTGTTCTCGGAATGGACCTCAACAAGGTCAAAGCCATCCAGCGCAGCATCAATGAATTAACCAACCAGATGTCTGAATTACTTCGTGTGGAAAGGGACGCCGAGTTGGAGTTTACTCAGGAGGAGTTGAATGCCGTTCCTACACCTGATGAGAACAGTAGTTCATCAAAACCAACAGAATTTTTGGTCAGCCATGCCCAGGTTGAGCAAGAAATGTGTGATACGATATGCAACTTGAAGGCAGTCAGCACATCTACAG GATTGGGAGGAATGCATTTGGTTTTGTTCAAAGCTGAAGGAAACCACAGATTGCCACCCACTAATCTTTCTCCTGGAGACATGGTTTGCGTGAGAATATGTGATAGTAGGGGAGCTGGTGCAACATCTTGCCTTCAAGGCTTTGTAAATAATCTGGGAGAGGATGGATGCAGCATCAGTGTGGCTCTTGAATCCCGTCATGGGGATCCCACCTTTTCCAAGCTTTTTGCCAAGAATATTCGGATAGATCGCATACAAGGATTAGCTGATACAATCACATATGAG CGTAATTGTGAAGCTTTGATGATGCTTCAGAAAAAAggtttacataaaaaaaatccaTCAATAACTGTAGCCGCTACAGTTTTTGGTGATAAAGAAGATGTTGCGTGGCTTGAAGATAATAAATTGGTGAATTGGGCTGAAATGGAATTGGGTGAATTATTAGACACTGATCGTTATGACACTTCCCAGCTAAGAGCAATTGCACTGGGTTTAAACAAGAAACGTCCTATATTGATAATTCAAGGGCCTCCAGGAACCGGAAAGACTGTTGTGCTTAAGGAACTAATTTCACTTGTTGTTGAACAGGGGGAAAGGGTGCTTGTCACAGCACCTACAAATGCAGCAGTGGACAACATGGTAGAGAAACTGTCTGATATTGGAGCTAATATAGTGCGTGTTGGTAATCCAGCGCGAATATCCCCTGCAGTAGCTTCGAAATCTTTGGTTGAAATTGTCAACGCCAAACTTGCAGATTTTAAATCAGAATTCGAGAGGAAGAAATCAGATTTGAGGAAGGATCTCAGCCATTGCTTAAGAGATGATTCTTTAGCTGCTGGTATACGTCAGCTATTAAAGCAGTTGGGGAAGACAATGAAGAAGAAGGAAAGGGAAACAGTGAGAGAAGTTCTATCTAGTGCTCAAGTTGTACTTGCGACTAACATTGGAGCAGCTGACCCATTAATTAGATTGCTCAACTCTTTTGACCTGGTTGTCATAGATGAAGCATGTCAAGCCATTGAGCCTTCTTGCTGGATACCAATATTGCTAGGAAAGCGCTGCATACTAGCTGGGGACAAATGCCAACTTGCCCCTGTGATCCTATCTAGAAGAGCCTTGGAAGGTGGTCTTGGGGTATCTCTGTTAGAGAGAGCAGAAACTTTGCATGAAGGGGTTCTTTCAACTCAGTTAATGACACAGTACAGGATGAATGATGCAATAGCCAGCTGGGCTTCAAAGGAGATGTACGATGGAACACTGGAGTCCTCTTCAAGTGTCACTTCTCATCTCCTTTCTGATTCTCCATTTGTAAAG CCAACGTGGATAACACAGTGCCCATTGCTATTGCTTGACACACGGTTGCCATATGGAAGCTTGTCCATAGGCTGTGAAGAGCAGTTAGATCCAGCTGGGACAGGTTCTTTCTATAATGAAGGGGAAGCAGATATCGTCGTGCAACATGTCTATTCTTTGATTTATGCTG GAGTAAGACCAGCATCCATAGTTGTGCAGTCTCCCTATGTTGCACAAGTGCAATTACTAAGAGACAGGCTAGAGGAGTTTCCCATAACCACAGGTGTTGAAGTTGCAACAATCGATAGCTTTCAAGGCCGTGAAGCAGATGCTGTTATTATATCGATG GTTCGCTCAAACAATATGGGAGCTGTCGGATTTTTAGGAGACAGTAGACGAATAAATGTGGCAATAACACGTGCACGCAAACATGTTGCAATTGTGTGTGATAGCTCAACGATATGCCATAACACCTTTTTGGCGCGGTTGCTACGACATATACGATATTATGGTCGGGTGAAGCATGCAGATCCAGGTGGCTATGGGGGCACTGGACTTAGTATGACCCCAATGTTGCCTTCATTGAGTTAG
- the LOC140818690 gene encoding ASI1-immunoprecipitated protein 2-like — protein sequence MEEDKCSAPHGAHSEVSSEHLNSLLTGDVVTAIHGDLLGNAVNSAEKNVDARVDMHLVDDTDDSDMVEQDVKVCDICGDAGREDLLAICCRCIDGAEHTYCMREKMAKVPEGDWLCEECKSGEQMRSQRQDKFGKVDGNEKNNSSGQVISEHVISVDVEGNRSRSSVKIPNKRLRDDADAEVSSIVKKLAVESITRLQNSSWSAKAAAISRENSLKNPDKGRVQSSHSGPSSDAVSVNDNPKLAHSASDRRVHNFQGVFSRSNSFTSINSKPKVKLVDLVLQREKSVKQVAPHQLKDGGIRSLDKSMSFKAKNLIDFESKTKMLSPRPSSHIHNLKNSKQQNKFERQSSFKSKHAPTNSNIDASMDYVSRSDKKQASGGEHCQISTPTDHLETRSRQPDGKSAALSRSYSLSSRKSSDLPSSLGEFKRPALYGRNSHVVLSAKGVNNMDKNSNRSNLKADSSSCSGVSERSPFNADEDQHNGLSQPRESSNSGEPLREQSGSCSRPSYVNSSWDRNNNLKAAIQAAMLRKPGVYQKYRSDYASTSNMGCDIAFKDHLSSSAVRRIESSAAEVVDKCTLSQNLSADRLGQETLNNTKHFPSEPVEAFSGGDDTQMLLDWKSSSRDMFSNDAAAMAIFTKSLAIPKHEYIWQGNFDICRSGKIFVSWDGIQAHLSISSSPQVLDVVKKFQNRIVLYEVPRLSTWPIQFQERGVVEDNIALFFFAKDLESYNKIYKVWLENIIKNDLALKGNVNGVELLIFPSNQLPENSQRWNMLFFLWGVFRGKKESRLEYMPENGHSLSPDARDFPARDDVCPDPKLNASVEFCSLLSHGAIDGDCDARVSSVDCLDGRLNSSSSTAARSFSARQCQELRDTCPEEGINLSSGPLHEKGIEEATILDKVRSSQDQVKFSVDVNNDSARSQLHGALGKMNHHVASGSREVENQHHDEACNEIVIPGRSEHAKRQLLPMEQSSPWEARSSEQNVLQNRLPDLELALGAERKQKTRATQQVMVGEQERKMTEEYILDEAALKEEDDVSSALSLSLSYPLTKEE from the exons ATGGAAGAAGATAAATGTTCTGCTCCACACGGGGCACATTCAGAGGTCTCAAGCGAGCACTTGAATTCTTTACTGACTGGAGATGTGGTGACAGCTATTCACGGTGATCTGCTTGGTAATGCTGTTAATTCTGCTGAGAAGAATGTGGATGCGAGGGTAGATATGCATCTTGTCGATGATACTGATGACTCTGATATGGTGGAGCAGGAT GTAAAAGTCTGTGATATCTGTGGAGATGCAGGTCGGGAGGATTTGCTTGCCATATGCTGTAGGTGTATTGATGGTGCAGAACATAC TTATTGCATGCGAGAAAAGATGGCTAAAGTCCCTGAAGGTGACTGGCTGTGTGAAGAATGCAAATCCGGGGAGCAGATGAGAAGTCAAAGACAAGATAAATTTGGAAAGGTGGATGGTAATGAGAAAAATAATTCATCTGGTCAAGTAATTAGTGAACATGTAATTAGTGTTGATGTTGAGGGAAATAGAAGTAGAAGCAGTGTGAAAATTCCAAACAAAAGGCTAAGAGATGACGCTGATGCTGAAGTTTCTTCTATCGTGAAGAAGCTGGCTGTTGAATCAATAACTAGATTGCAAAACTCCTCTTGGTCCGCCAAAGCAGCTGCTATTTCTCGTGAGAATTCTTTAAAGAACCCAGACAAGGGAAGAGTGCAGTCTTCACACAGTGGTCCCTCTTCTGATGCTGTCTCAGTTAATGATAATCCGAAGTTAGCACATTCTGCTTCAGATCGGCGAGTACATAATTTTCAAG GTGTTTTCTCTAGGTCTAATTCATTTACATCTATAAATTCAAAACCAAAGGTGAAGCTCGTAGATCTAGTTCTTCAGCGGGAGAAATCAGTAAAGCAAGTTGCCCCTCATCAACTTAAGGATGGTGGTATCCGATCCCTGGACAAATCTATGTCGTTCAAAGCaaaaaatttaattgattttgaatcaaaaacaaaaatgcTATCTCCTAGACCGTCGTCTCACATCCATAATTTGAAAAATTCAAAACAGCAAAATAAATTTGAACGGCAGAGCTCTTTCAAGTCAAAACATGCACCAACTAATTCAAATATAGATGCTTCAATGGATTATGTCTCGAGAAGTGATAAAAAACAAGCATCTGGAGGTGAACATTGTCAAATTTCTACTCCGACTGATCACCTTGAGACAAGATCCAGGCAACCTGATGGCAAATCAGCAGCATTATCGAGATCATATAGCCTTTCATCTCGAAAGAGTTCTGATTTACCCAGTTCTTTAG GTGAATTTAAGAGGCCGGCGTTGTACGGGCGCAATTCGCACGTGGTTTTATCTGCCAAGGGAGTTAATAACATGGATAAAAATTCTAATCGAAGTAACTTAAAGGCGGATTCATCCTCATGCTCAGGTGTTTCTGAAAGATCACCTTTCAATGCTGATGAAGACCAACATAATGGATTGTCTCAGCCCAGAGAGTCCTCTAATTCCGGTGAACCATTAAGGGAACAATCTGGAAGCTGCTCTAGGCCGTCATATGTAAACTCTTCATGGGACAGAAACAATAACCTGAAAGCTGCTATCCAGGCTGCTATGCTGAGAAAGCCCGGAGTATACCAAAAGTATAGGTCTGATTATGCATCAACGTCAAACATGGGTTGCGATATAGCTTTTAAAGATCATTTATCAAGTTCTGCTGTAAGGAGAATCGAGTCTTCTGCTGCAGAGGTTGTTGATAAGTGTACATTGTCCCAAAATTTGTCTGCGGACAGGCTTGGACAGGAAACACTCAACAATACAAAGCATTTTCCATCGGAACCTGTAGAAGCTTTCTCTGGAGGAGATGACACCCAGATGTTGTTGGATTGGAAGTCCTCCTCAAGGGACATGTTCAGTAATGATGCTGCAGCGATGGCAATCTTTACAAAATCCTTGGCCATCCCTAAACATGAATATATATGGCA GGGAAATTTTGATATTTGCCGAAGTGGTAAAATCTTTGTCTCCTGGGATGGAATCCAAGCCCACTTGTCTATAAGTTCATCACCTCAAGTTCTGGATGTCGTAAAGAAATTTCAGAACAGAATTGTTCTGTATGAAGTGCCTCGCTTGAGCACATGGCCTATTCAGTTTCAGGAACGCGGGGTTGTAGAGGATAACATAGCCCTTTTCTTTTTTGCTAAGGATCTTGAGAG TTACAACAAGATCTACAAAGTTTGGCTGGAGAATATAATAAAGAACGACCTTGCTCTTAAAGGGAATGTAAATGGTGTTGAGCTCCTAATATTTCCTTCCAATCAGCTTCCAGAGAATTCCCAGC GGTGGAATATGTTATTCTTCTTATGGGGTGTGTTCAGAGGAAAGAAAGAAAGTCGCTTGGAATATATGCCTGAGAATGGTCATTCACTTAGTCCTGATGCTAGAGATTTTCCTGCACGTGATGATGTATGCCCTGATCCTAAGCTGAATGCTTCCGTAGAGTTTTGTAGTTTATTGTCACATGGAGCGATTGATGGAGATTGTGATGCCAGAGTATCTTCTGTTGATTGTTTGGATGGTAGACTGAATTCCAGTTCCTCTACGGCAGCAAGGAGTTTTAGTGCAAGACAATGTCAAGAACTCAGGGATACTTGTCCG GAAGAAGGCATCAATTTGAGCAGTGGACCTCTCCATG AGAAAGGCATAGAGGAGGCAACTATATTGGATAAGGTGCGCAGCAGTCAAGATCAAGTGAAATTCAGTGTGGATGTTAATAATGATTCAGCACGTAGTCAACTGCATGGAGCGCTTGGAAAG ATGAATCATCATGTTGCTTCGGGCTCCCGTGAAGTGGAGAATCAACACCATGATGAAGCTTGTAATGAGATTGTCATCCCAGGGCGTTCAGAACATGCCAAAAGACAATTACTCCCTATGGAGCAATCCAGTCCTTGGGAAGCACGCTCATCAGAACAAAATGTGCTTCAAAATAGATTACCGGACCTGGAGCTTGCTTTAGGGGccgaaagaaaacaaaagacTCGAGCTACCCAACAAGTAATGGTCGGTgaacaagagagaaaaatgaCAGAGGAGTATATTCTTGATGAAGCAGCACTCAAAGAAGAGGATGATGTATCATCAGCTCTTTCCCTTTCACTTTCATATCCACTTACCAAGGAGGAATGA
- the LOC140818696 gene encoding LOW QUALITY PROTEIN: WEB family protein At3g02930, chloroplastic-like (The sequence of the model RefSeq protein was modified relative to this genomic sequence to represent the inferred CDS: inserted 1 base in 1 codon), which produces MSSKSKSTLSETPNSKASLPPTRISRSTSKGVAKSAADSVSPLQTARISVDRSPRSVTSKPTIGQRPAKPGVGGNPPDKKTSRVLKPPELQSELNLAQEDLKKAKETLDLLEKEKQKFLDELKEAHKLADEANGKLREALLAQKLAEENSEIEKFRAVEMEQAGIEATQQKEDEWHKELEAIRNQHALDVAALLSATEDLHKVKKEFDMACDAKNKALGHAEDATKIAEIHADKVEVLSAELVHLKSLLNSKLKMEDNKNDKLVTELSLEVDSLRQELKKAKIFEEKLEEKEAALEHLSVDLEAAKMAESYAHNLVEELHYRVEELSAQAEQAKRLERSASESLDXVMKQLEVSTDSLHDSQSEISSLKEKVGLMEISIRRQKVDLEESERRLGLVKEESSVMTKKVESIQFEIEALKEEKIQALSNEKLAADSVQTLLEEKNKLINELENSRDEEKKTKKALESMASALHEVSAEARNAKETLLSVEVERENYETQIEHLKLALKATNEKCESMLSDSKQEIDILENALEQSKSDHQKLTAEWEQKELHLMNSVKKSVEDNSTMEGEIDRLVNLLKMVEVEVCGVKEEEERWKDTFKEAESEIISLKDVLGQTKVESMRLKEVLMDRENEIQNILHENEELRNREAASLIKAEELSKLLEEALTKKKILENGELTDSEKDYDMLPKVVEFFEQNGTGNVKKPNKNSNDEASVTEKLNEKHMENDMSEEVDIKMWESCKIDEKDLSPEGETEHEAFKDERYSKADEFDQVNGLSSLTENLDNGKSSPSKQQNQKKKKPLFQKFGGLLKKKSPSSHK; this is translated from the exons ATGTCTTCCAAATCCAA ATCTACGTTATCAGAAACTCCAAACAGTAAGGCATCACTACCTCCCACTCGGATCAGCAGGTCAACAAGCAAAGGAGTGGCTAAATCTGCTGCTGATTCCGTGTCTCCCCTACAGACTGCTCGCATTTCAGTTGATCGGTCTCCAAGATCTGTTACATCCAAGCCTACAATAGGACAGCGGCCTGCCAAGCCTGGTGTTGGTGGTAATCCCCCTGAT AAGAAGACAAGTAGGGTGTTGAAGCCACCGGAACTTCAATCAGAATTAAACCTAGCTCAGGAGGATCTTAAGAAGGCCAAGGAGACATTAGATTTACTcgagaaagaaaagcaaaagTTTCTCGATGAATTGAAAGAAGCCCATAAATTGGCCGATGAAGCGAATGGAAAGCTTAGGGAAGCTTTGTTGGCTCAAAAGCTAGCTGAAGAAAATTCTGAGATCGAAAAGTTTCGAGCAGTTGAGATGGAGCAGGCAGGTATTGAAGCGACTCAGCAGAAGGAAGATGAATGGCATAAAGAGCTTGAAGCAATTAGAAACCAGCATGCCTTGGATGTGGCTGCCCTTCTATCTGCAACTGAAGATCTTCATAAAGTGAAGAAAGAATTCGATATGGCATGTGATGCAAAAAACAAGGCACTTGGGCATGCTGAAGATGCAACAAAAATAGCAGAGATTCACGCCGATAAAGTTGAAGTTCTTTCAGCTGAGTTGGTCCACTTAAAATCTTTGCTCAATTCAAAGCTCAAAATGGAGGACAACAAGAATGATAAACTCGTGACAGAATTGAGTCTGGAGGTAGATTCTCTGAGACAAGAACTCAAGAAGGCGAAGATCTTTGAGGAGAAATTGGAAGAAAAGGAGGCTGCCTTAGAGCATCTTAGTGTTGATCTGGAGGCTGCAAAAATGGCTGAATCTTACGCGCATAATTTGGTGGAGGAGTTGCACTACAGAGTTGAGGAATTATCTGCTCAGGCTGAGCAAGCAAAGAGATTGGAGAGATCTGCCTCCGAATCTCTGG CTGTCATGAAACAACTTGAAGTAAGCACTGATTCTCTGCATGATTCTCAGTCTGAAATCTCGTCACTTAAAGAGAAGGTGGGCTTGATGGAAATCTCTATTAGAAGGCAGAAAGTTGATCTTGAAGAATCAGAACGTCGGCTTGGACTGGTTAAAGAAGAATCTTCAGTGATGACAAAGAAGGTTGAATCTATACAATTTGAGATTGAAGCTTTAAAAGAAGAGAAAATCCAGGCCTTGAGCAATGAGAAACTCGCAGCTGATAGTGTCCAAACTCTATTGGAAGAAAAAAACAAGCTGATAAATGAGTTGGAGAATTCCAGAGACGAAGAAAAGAAAACCAAGAAGGCATTGGAAAGTATGGCATCTGCTTTACATGAAGTTTCTGCAGAAGCTAGAAATGCCAAAGAAACACTGTTGTCTGTTGAAGTCGAGCGTGAAAACTATGAAACTCAAATAGAACATCTAAAGCTGGCCCTTAAAGCAACAAATGAGAAGTGTGAAAGCATGCTAAGTGATTCAAAACAAGAGATTGATATTCTCGAAAATGCTCTCGAACAATCCAAGAGTGATCACCAGAAATTAACCGCTGAGTGGGAGCAGAAGGAGCTTCATTTGATGAACAGTGTGAAGAAATCTGTAGAAGACAACTCTACAATGGAAGGTGAAATAGACAGGCTAGTTAACTTGCTAAAAATGGTAGAGGTAGAAGTTTGTGGGGTAAAGGAGGAAGAAGAGCGTTGGAAAGATACCTTCAAGGAAGCTGAATCCGAGATAATTTCCCTGAAGGATGTCCTTGGTCAGACAAAGGTTGAGAGCATGAGATTGAAAGAGGTTTTAATGGACAGGGAAAATGAAATACAGAATATTCTCCATGAGAATGAGGAACTACGAAATAGAGAAGCTGCTTCACTGATAAAGGCTGAGGAGTTATCTAAGTTGCTTGAAGAAGCTTTGACCAAGAAGAAAATCTTGGAAAATGGTGAGCTGACAGATAGCGAAAAAGATTATGACATGCTTCCGAAAGTAGTGGAATTTTTTGAACAAAATGGCACAGGAAATGTGAAGAAGCCAAATAAGAATTCAAACGACGAAGCTTCTGTCACGGAGAAATTGAACGAGAAACACATGGAAAATGACATGTCTGAAGAAGTCGATATTAAGATGTGGGAAAGCTGCAAGATTGATGAAAAAGACCTTTCTCCCGAGGGAGAAACAGAGCATGAAGCCTTTAAGGATGAACGGTACTCAAAAGCTGATGAGTTTGATCAGGTCAATGGTCTATCCTCTTTGACAGAAAACCTTGACAATGGCAAAAGCTCGCCATCAAAACAGCAAAATCAAAAGAAGAAGAAGCCGTTGTTTCAAAAGTTTGGAGGTCTACTGAAGAAGAAGAGCCCTTCCAGCCACAAGTAA
- the LOC140818707 gene encoding uncharacterized protein, which translates to MIWVALICGLVLYRLVKPFFNDDDSLMDLETSNANALFSVAKRLEKLYRGSRVYVGLQIPDPDSASRQNIDLVLVTDEEAVVISVKNVSGFFSVDKDGNLVCTSGKHHKTELIPNPVAESKQLISILEEYLEQRGVALPEEYLSFKVICPNPNFCSIHPDSFPPEIITRDQWTQFKPEQKKVSSGWFKGAFLGGNKKNQGSFSEKLNSVLSTAPVLDRLEFKGNKYVLGEFLEFKGKRDDIHALREIKRSKVSRLTIQKISMFGFAHSTLQLLYAPRDYRSEGPSWSSQWKELTVNSSTEVVFQPQNSTKVRKYKLSSIVSMSLSA; encoded by the exons ATGATCTGGGTTGCGCTGATATGCGGTTTAGTTCTTTACCGTTTGGTGAAGCCCTTCTTTAATGATGATGATAGTCTCATGGATCTCGAGACTTCCAACGCCAATGCCCTCTTCTCCGTTGCCAAAAG GTTGGAAAAGCTGTATCGTGGAAGCAGAGTCTACGTTGGGCTCCAAATTCCAGACCCTGATTCCGCTTCTCGTCAGAATATTGATCTTGTTCTTGTCACGGATGA AGAGGCAGTGGTGATTTCTGTGAAGAATGTATCGGGATTTTTCTCCGTAGATAAGGATGGCAATTTGGTTTGCACTTCTGGCAAACACCATAAAACTGAGCTCATTCCAAACCCT GTAGCTGAGAGCAAACAATTAATTTCCATCTTAGAGGAATATCTTGAACAAAGGGGAGTTGCTCTTCCTGAAGAATATCTAAGTTTTAAAGTCATTTGCCCGAATCCAAATTTCTG TTCCATTCATCCGGACAGTTTTCCTCCCGAGATTATTACTCGTGATCAGTGGACACAATTCAAACCCGAGCAAAAAAAAGTGAGCTCTGGATGGTTCAAAGGTGCATTTCTGGGAGGAAATAAGAAAAACCAAGGGTCGTTTAGTGAAAAGCTTAACTCGGTTCTAAGCACTGCTCCGGTTTTGGATAG GCTAGAGTTCAAGGGGAACAAATATGTTCTTGGTGAGTTTCTGGAGTTTAAAGGAAAGCGTGACgatattcatgcattaagagaGATCAAGAGATCTAAAGTCAGTAGACTTACTATCCAGAAGATAAGCATGTTCGGTTTTG CCCATTCGACGCTCCAACTTTTGTATGCGCCTCGTGATTATCGCAGCGAAGGACCTTCTTGGTCATCTCAGTGGAAAGAATTAACTGTTAATTCAAGCACAGAAGTTGTATTCCAACCCCAGAACTCCACCAAAGTGCGGAAGTACAAGTTGTCTTCAATTGTTTCCATGTCACTCAGTGCCTGA